A DNA window from Mobula hypostoma chromosome 3, sMobHyp1.1, whole genome shotgun sequence contains the following coding sequences:
- the lcorl gene encoding uncharacterized protein lcorl isoform X6, translating to MLKCLIQERGAFTVRSREQRCPQRENSLFNFSETKPNEESCNCNRLQWYESWSIPLPCIPRHGCMKDLHCSSCKKGFTIINNGVCKECSKINKYQVCTGTFKHFTEGFLGREVVQDCSELPVERASNTTATGSPVPTYGVKDYSRPRSPSPPPLSPVETDGFEIDGMNKPISTLDANSVEFIITQPPSLSPEEEECCNPGVLNQTQTRPKSADKLQPGMYEFEVVRSEISRSSESLNDLEKGEHSASFQEVMERINEKLKSIETSDKDQLLANLSNADSCNNNDSLKLREITSSLSHKAKLGDISLMELLKQHEKNRIIQTRLRKRQETLNALHNSADSPSSRRQTVQIKRDLANLDQLFFKKESAPEKFGRKSARSCNKDKSSPEKESTFTMRYTKESSPEEESLLFSKDSQNVDNITLHPGGLPDHCEPEFSDITPSLKFVVNETGVVTECASSKESLNSDLLYIPELDEMRMGISRENTKKPGYGSQEFPMDYRSNIGRAKRKILPPERYSIYITEPRKMFYAACFPENFQRKSIKAKKSGMDCESNACEMPTVASSMKITLHGEEQENVVCEVPEDLEATSTQLKLLKGIDSNSKRTNDLLDIEECTSKHNSPDIIHHASQKPDELEDQYNNRKEITSTVLNADSLNAASSMEHHDSDSCNNSNSKLVAKLETLETAVSNLFSSSPDSGAILDSNSFLPSACQSVNPPLQQKCVHHAICDSLIHKNTDPLNRIEMNSCSIYYNSPIKLMFLSEISSDKGVKYTLTSVTSSKLNINNRLSKVHPEEIHLKGPEVGKSSGCENDNTIESFQNSACESDKTAEYIENQSASESVDTVECFQNLSNAAECLDSCSESLKACEEVNCNLDTFSCNSSPCSNTQMVEITLASKEVAESILKRKPGRPKKLGPPVEKQVKRPKGRPPKPKVEQSEAIEYVAEDAHTEKVNPPSTDDGRNIKITVVYGRSRRFKRLVSENSKKLTNNHLRNANESNLKQNCENQIVQCNESVQNSTAEEFDGKTDSSASSLTECEYGYDLVRPIKDKPVSLHTTGNAVCPSSKPSTKTCKGGQRKPGRPAKVKISGISVTVNAVSPRERKVCINSILPPLEQESPPSYKEYEDTIIKDCNGTGSSMKSNCETRSKENLVEKEVKHNLPLRHSVRIRKPALYYLHSFANSCSFSQSSALVRKSRKLLLNRAGNKLAKSRKLDHKIAAENTSSNVTLKSKKEETKNEVDEIDSDFEMSADPVFISGTSLRWWHSSTSEQTLQEELELRFRQINSGWRPVDATELMISSDKRKYPIHFEGVTKSVMIADNKNRVQISPIQMLFQGHCNMDKIRAWFMQTTETHSLAIVRKENARDPLEVLNAKGIIAPGNLVDSAYSPHAESLKKHLKKFALESPVRPRGHFHLSNRMSKFKVYKPKRLLVEHNKRICCKPHRKMLHHNRVQCKQWKSAWKHLNGITSYQPDLVNLKSKDSQKKDSEISGFSFAKESMLLTNGKENENQDKITLNNKGADLKNLNLLKNSECKITDGTTKDSEKEASFVGGHQENICRNVNWKLANFKECRVFLRKINSLDQSYLRNYGVWKLSKNSSSNIKVANNLQRYTEVNTNPGTEINNPAVSTFELPSLNSVGHNLREPKRKRKHTDRANNENGLSCSSSKKVKYFASKQSMICQVNNSFFPSLDMSSVNEKSTQKENAKVVKGNAGRVKMYTDVNTGASSLKRMRESAVEQRLSCNRLQFQIGNST from the coding sequence ATGCTGAAGTGTCTAATACAAGAAAGAGGTGCTTTCACTGTACGATCCAGAGAACAAAGATGCCCACAACGTGAAAATTCCTTATTTAATTTCAGTGAAACTAAACCAAATGAGGAATCATGTAATTGTAATAGATTGCAGTGGTATGAAAGTTGGTCGATTCCTCTTCCATGCATTCCTCGCCACGGTTGTATGAAAGACTTGCATTGTTCATCATGCAAAAAAGgctttacaataataaataatggaGTTTGCAAAGAATGTAGCAAGATCAACAAATACCAAGTTTGCACTGGGACATTTAAACATTTTACTGAAGGCTTTTTGGGCAGAGAAGTTGTTCAAGATTGCAGCGAACTTCCAGTTGAAAGGGCTTCCAACACAACAGCAACAGGATCTCCTGTCCCCACATATGGAGTCAAAGATTACAGTAGACCACGAAGTCCTTCTCCTCCACCTTTATCACCAGTTGAAACCGATGGATTTGAAATTGATGGAATGAACAAACCCATTTCTACCTTAGATGCTAATAGTGTTGAATTTATCATCACACAGCCTCCTTCTCTTTCACCAGAAGAGGAAGAATGTTGTAACCCTGGGGTCTTAAATCAAACTCAGACCAGACCAAAGTCAGCAGATAAACTCCAACCAGGAATGTATGAATTTGAAGTAGTCAGAAGTGAAATTAGTAGGTCATCAGAATCCTTGAATGACTTGGAAAAAGGTGAACATTCTGCTTCGTTTCAGGAAGTGATGGAGCGGATAAATGAAAAATTGAAATCAATTGAAACATCAGATAAAGACCAACTTTTGGCAAACCTTTCTAATGCTGATTCTTGTAATAATAACGACAGTCTTAAATTGAGAGAAATCACATCATCTTTATCACACAAAGCAAAACTCGGTGATATTAGCTTAATGGAATTACTTAAGCAACATGAGAAAAACCGAATTATTCAAACTCGTTTGCGGAAGCGGCAAGAAACTTTAAATGCTCTGCataattctgcagattcaccatcaTCTCGACGGCAGACAGTGCAAATAAAAAGAGACCTTGCAAATCTTGATCAACTATTTTTTAAGAAGGAATCAGCACCTGAAAAATTTGGAAGGAAGTCAGCAAGGAGCTGTAATAAAGATAAAAGTTCACCAGAAAAGGAATCTACATTTACAATGCGTTATACTAAAGAAAGTTCACCGGAAGAAGAATCTTTACTATTCAGTAAAGATTCACAAAATGTTGATAACATTACTCTGCATCCCGGTGGTTTGCCTGACCATTGTGAACCTGAATTTAGTGACATAACACCATCTTTAAAATTTGTTGTAAATGAAACCGGAGTCGTGACAGAGTGTGCCAGTTCAAAAGAAAGTTTAAACTCAGATCTGTTGTACATTCCTGAGCTGGATGAAATGAGAATGGGGATTTCAAGGGAGAATACTAAGAAACCTGGTTATGGTTCTCAGGAATTTCCTATGGATTATAGATCTAATATTGGAAGGGCCAAACGAAAAATTTTGCCTCCAGAAAGATACTCTATATATATTACTGAGCCAAGAAAAATGTTCTATGCTGCCTGCTTTCCTGAAAATTTCCAACGAAAATCTATTAAGGCAAAAAAATCTGGCATGGATTGTGAGAGTAATGCTTGCGAAATGCCTACAGTTGCCAGTTCGATGAAGATAACGCTCCatggtgaagagcaagagaatgttGTATGTGAAGTTCCTGAAGATTTAGAAGCAACTTCTACTCAGTTGAAGCTACTGAAGGGCATAGATAGTAACAGTAAAAGAACCAATGATTTATTAGATATAGAAGAATGTACAAGCAAGCATAATTCACCTGACATAATACATCATGCATCGCAAAAACCAGATGAACTTGAGGATCAGTACAATAATAGAAAGGAAATAACATCCACAGTATTAAATGCTGATTCATTGAACGCTGCTTCTTCCATGGAACATCATGACTCTGATAGTTGTAACAATAGTAACTCAAAGCTTGTTGCCAAATTGGAAACATTGGAGACTGCAGTAAGTAATTTATTTTCTAGTAGCCCTGATTCTGGTGCCATACTTGACTCCAATTCGTTCTTGCCCAGTGCCTGCCAGAGCGTAAATCCGCCATTGCAGCAAAAGTGTGTACATCATGCAATTTGTGATAGCTTGATTCATAAGAATACTGATCCTTTAAACAGAATAGAAATGAATAGTTGTTCCATTTATTACAACAGCCCCATAAAGCTTATGTTTCTTTCTGAGATAAGCAGTGATAAAGGAGTTAAATATACTCTGACGTCTGTGACCTCTTCAAAGCTTAACATCAACAATCGTCTTTCAAAAGTTCATCCTGAAGAAATTCATCTTAAAGGGCCAGAGGTAGGCAAATCATCTGGTTGTGAAAATGATAATACAATAGAGTCTTTCCAAAATTCTGCCTGTGAAAGTGATAAAACAGCTGAATATATCGAAAATCAGTCTGCTTCTGAAAGTGTTGATACAGTGGAATGTTTCCAAAATTTATCTAATGCAGCAGAATGCTTGGACAGTTGTTCAGAAAGTTTAAAAGCCTGTGAGGAAGTAAATTGCAATCTGGATACATTCAGCTGTAATAGTTCTCCTTGTTCAAACACACAGATGGTGGAAATAACATTGGCTTCAAAGGAAGTGGCTGAGTCCATTCTAAAAAGAAAACCTGGTCGACCCAAAAAATTAGGCCCACCAGTGGAAAAGCAGGTTAAAAGGCCTAAGGGCAGACCACCAAAACCTAAAGTAGAACAATCGGAAGCTATTGAGTATGTGGCTGAAGATGCACATACTGAAAAAGTCAATCCCCCTTCCACAGATGATGGTCGTAATATTAAAATTACTGTTGTTTATGGAAGATCGAGAAGGTTCAAAAGACTTGTATCTGAGAACAGTAAAAAGTTAACAAACAATCACCTCAGAAATGCTAATGAGAGTAATTTGAAACAAAATTGTGAAAATCAAATAGTGCAATGCAATGAAAGTGTGCAGAATTCCACTGCAGAGGAATTTGATGGCAAAACTGATAGTTCTGCATCATCACTGACTGAATGTGAATATGGATATGATTTAGTTAGGCCCATAAAGGATAAACCAGTTTCACTTCATACTACTGGCAATGCTGTCTGTCCAAGTAGCAAACCTTCAACTAAAACTTGCAAAGGTGGACAACGAAAACCTGGACGCCCTGCTAAAGTGAAGATTTCGGGTATATCTGTGACTGTTAATGCTGTATCACCACGAGAAAGAAAAGTCTGTATTAATAGTATATTACCTCCATTAGAACAGGAGTCCCCACCTTCATATAAAGAATACGAAGATACAATTATCAAAGATTGTAATGGGACAGGTTCCAGCATGAAAAGTAATTGTGAAACAagatcaaaggaaaatcttgttgAAAAGGAAGTAAAACATAATCTGCCCCTGAGGCATTCGGTTAGAATTAGAAAGCCAGCCCTGTACTACTTGCATTCCTTTGCAAACTCCTGTTCATTTTCTCAAAGCAGTGCCCTAGTACGTAAATCTCGAAAGCTGCTTTTAAACAGAGCAGGAAATAAACTTGCTAAAAGCAGAAAGTTGGATCATAAAATAGCAGCTGAAAATACCTCCTCAAATGTTACATTGAAAAGTAAAAAGGAGGAAACAAAAAATGAAGTAGATGaaattgattctgattttgaaatgtCAGCAGATCCTGTTTTCATATCAGGCACTTCACTCAGGTGGTGGCACAGCTCCACTTCAGAACAAACTCTGCAGGAAGAACTTGAGCTGCGATTTAGACAGATCAATAGTGGCTGGCGCCCTGTTGATGCCACAGAATTGATGATTTCTTCTGACAAAAGAAAATACCCAATTCACTTTGAAGGTGTCACTAAATCAGTGATGATTGCAGATAATAAAAATCGGGTTCAAATTTCCCCTATCCAAATGTTGTTTCAGGGACATTGTAATATGGATAAAATCCGTGCATGGtttatgcaaacaacagaaacTCATTCTTTAGCCATTGTAAGGAAAGAAAATGCCCGCGATCCCCTGGAGGTTCTCAATGCTAAAGGAATTATTGCACCAGGAAATCTAGTTGATTCTGCTTACAGCCctcatgcagaaagtttgaaaaagCACCTTAAAAAATTTGCACTAGAATCGCCTGTAAGGCCAAGGGGACATTTTCATCTGTCAAACAGGATGTCAAAATTTAAAGTTTATAAACCTAAAAGGCTACTGGTAGAACATAACAAAAGGATTTGTTGTAAACCACACCGCAAAATGTTGCACCACAACAGAGTTCAATGCAAGCAATGGAAGTCTGCTTGGAAGCATTTAAATGGAATTACATCATACCAGCCTGACTTAGTAAActtaaaaagcaaagatagtcaAAAAAAAGATTCTGAAATAAGTGGCTTTTCATTTGCAAAAGAATCCATGTTACTGACCaatggaaaggaaaatgaaaacCAAGATAAAATCACTCTGAACAACAAGGGTGCTGATTTAAAGAATTTAAATTTGTTGAAAAACTCAGAATGTAAAATAACTGATGGTACAacaaaggattcagaaaaggAAGCATCTTTTGTGGGTGGTCACCAAGAAAATATTTGCAGGAACGTGAACTGGAAACTGGCAAACTTTAAAGAATGCCGGGTATTTCTAAGGAAGATTAACTCTTTGGATCAGAGCTATTTAAGAAATTATGGTGTATGGAAGCTTTCCAAAAATAGCTCATCTAATATTAAAGTAGCAAATAACCTTCAAAGGTACACTGAAGTAAATACCAATCCTGGTACAGAAATAAATAATCCTGCTGTCAGTACTTTTGAATTACCAAGTCTAAACTCTGTAGGTCATAACCTACGTGAACCAAAACGAAAGAGAAAGCATACAGATAGGGCAAATAATGAGAATGGACTAAGTTGTTCATCATCTAAAAAAGTTAAGTATTTTGCAAGCAAGCAGTCAATGATTTGCCAAGTcaacaacagtttcttcccttcactGGATATGAGCTCAGTAAACGAGAAGAGTACACAAAAGGAAAATGCAAAAGTAGTGAAAGGTAATGCAGGAAGAGTGAAAATGTATACAGACGTCAACACAGGTGCATCTTCATTGAAGAGGATGAGAGAGTCAGCTGTTGAACAAAGATTGTCATGTAACAGATTACAGTTCCAAATAG